In Gemmatimonadota bacterium, the sequence CGCTTCTGGCCCGGGGAGTCGGGGCTGGGCAAGACCGTGCGCACCGCCGGCGAGGACCGCACCGTGGTGGGCATCGTCGAGACCGGGAAGTACCGCAGCCTGGGCGAAGACCCCACCGAGTTCATGTTCCTGCCCCAGCGCGAGCTGTTCCGCTCCAACATGAGCGTCGTGGTCCGCACCACCGGCGATCCCAACGCGGCGCTGGGCCGCCTGCGGGACATCGTGCGGGGGCTCGATCCAGACCTGCCGCTCTACGACCTGCGCACGCTGCAGGACCACATGGGCATCGCGCTGATGCCCGCCCGTCTGGGCGGGTCCGTGCTGGGGCTGTTCGGGCTGCTGGGCCTCACGCTGGCGGCGGTGGGCATCTACGGCGTGATGGCCTATTCGGTGTCCCAGCGCCGGCGCGAGATCGGCATCCGCATGGCGCTGGGCGCCCGGCGCGGCACCGTGGTGGCCATGGTCATGCGCGAAGGCCTCCGCCTGGTGCTGGTGGGGTCCGTCCTGGGGCTGGTGGGCGCGTTCTTCGCCAGCCGGGCCGTGGCCGGGCTGCTCTACGGGAGCGGAGGCCTGGACGTGGTGGCCTTCGTGGGCGTCCCGACCGTGCTGATCGGGGTGGCCGCGCTGGCGGTGCTGCTCCCGGCCCGCCGGGCCGCGGGGGTGCAGCCCGTGCGGGCGCTGCGGTCCGAGTAGGGGACGGGTCGGGGGTCGCGGATCCGGGTAGGCGGGGCGGGGGTTTCGCGGATTCCCAGGCGGGGCGGGCGTCCTCGGGTCCGCGGCCTCCCCACCGCCCGCCGCGCCCGGCTGTCCTCGCTGGTAGACGCCCGCTGTCCCCGTCCGGGGGCTCCGGCGGGCGGAAACGCTGGATTTGCGCCGGTTTGCGCCGGTCCGGACCTTGCGCATCCACAGGGTGTCGAACCTTGCAGGGAGGCGCCGTGAAGACCTGGACCCGTATCCGCATCCGCTCGCTCGCCGCTACGGCGGCCCTGCCTGCGCTCCTGGCCGCCGCGCCCGTCGCCGGCCAGACGCCCGACGGGTTCCTGTTCGGCTCCCCGCACGGCTCGGTGGCGTTCCGCATCGGCTACGCCGCCCCCATGGCGGGCAGCCAGGTCTTCGACTTCGTCCGCGACGAGTTGACGTTGGAGACGAGCGACTTCCGCGGGCCGTCCCTGGGCGGCGAGATCGCGGTGCACGTGACCGACCGCGTGGACGTCGGGGTGGACTTCTCCTACAGCAACACGGAGACGCGGTCGGAATTCCGCGACTGGACGGACACGAACGATCTCCCCATCGAGCAGGTGACGCAGTTCCAGCGCATGCCGCTCGCGGCCACGATCCGCTACCACCTGATGGATCGGGGCCGGCGCATCTCCTCGCTGGCGTGGGTTCCTGCCACCTGGAACGCGTACGTGGGCGCCGGCGCGGGCGTGACCTGGTACCATTTCGAGCAGGTGGGCGACTTCGTCGATTTCGACACGCTCGACATCTTCGGGGACCGCTTCGTCTCGGACGGCACGGCCACCTCGGTGCACGCGCTGGCCGGCCTGGACTACACGCTGACCCCCCGGGTGGTGCTGAACGGCGAGGCCCGCTATCAGTACGCCAAGGGCGACATGGGGCCCGACTTCCTGGGCTTCGACAAGCTGGACCTCTCGGGCATGCAGGCCACCGTCGGTCTGCGCTTCCGCTTCTAGAGACCTCGACCCCGTCGAGAGGGACGACTGACATGACAACCCTGAATCGGATCGGCTGGACCGGTGGAGGCCTGCTGGCGCTCGCCCTGTCCGCCGGCGCGTCCCCCGCTCTCGCGCAGGACGGCTCCGCTCGGTGGGTGGCCTTCACCGGCTGCTGGCAGCCGTTGGAGCAGCGCGCCGAGGAGCAGCCCTCGCTGGTCTGCGTCGTGCCGACCGGCGACGGCGTCGAGCTGCGCAGCATCACGGAGGGCGAGGTGACCGCCACGCAGACGCTGATCGCCGACGGGCGCGCGCGCACCATCCGTGACGAGGGCTGCGAGACGGTCGAGACGTACGCCTTCCCCACCAGCGGCCACTGGGTGACATCGACCTCGCGCTACACGTGCGAGGGCGGCACGGAGGGCAGCGCCAACGGGCTGCTGGCCATGGTGAGCCCCTTCGAATGGATCCACGTACAGGTGGTGCGCGACGGCGGCGATCCCCTGACGGCCGTGATGCGCTACGAGCTGGTGGACGCCGAGACCGCGGCCGCCGCCGGATACGGCTCGCTGACGGGGGACCGGGAGCGGGCGGTGCGCATGGCGCGGATCTCCGCCTCCCAGCCGCTGGACGTGAACGACGTGATCGCCGCGAGCGGCACCGTGGATCCGGCTGCGCTGACGGCCTGGATCGTCGAGAGCGGCAACGGCTTCGAGCTGGACGGCGACGCCCTGGTCCGCCTGGCGGACGCGGGCATCGAGGAGGAGGTCATCGACATGGTGGTGGCCACCAGCTACCCCGAGCGCTTCTCGGTCGCGACCGGCCCGCGGGGCGATCGTTCCGCCGAGGCCATCCCCAGCCAGGGCGACCGCTACGATCGGCGGGGCCGCGGCCCCTACGCGGGCATGCTGGGCTTCGGCTGGGGCCCGTTCGGGTACTGGTCGCCGCTGTCCTACTACCGCGGCCTCTACGGCTACGGGTACGGGGGCTACGGCGGCTTCGGCTACGGCGGGTACGGCTACTGGGGCTACCGGCCCACGGTGGTCGTGGTGCAGCCCCAGGGGTCGGCCCCCCACGGCCGCGTGATCCGTGGACGGGGGTACAGCCGCGGGAGCAGCGGCTCGTCCGGTGGTGGCGGGGACTTCCGGCGCTCCGGCGGCAGCGGCAGCAGCACGGCCGCCCCGCCGAGCTCCGGGTCGGGCACCCGTACGGACACGCAGCGCAAGGCCAAGCCGCGCGGCGGGCGCTGAGCCCCGCGGGGCCCGCCCCGCCTGCGCTCGAACCCCCGGATCCCCCGGTGGCCCCTCGGGTCACCGGGGGTTTCGCATAGGGGCCCGAGGGCCTTAGTTGGATCCATGCGCCGTTGGCTGCTCTATGGGCTCCTGTCCGTCGTGGGGCTGGCTCTCCTGGCCATCGGGGTGGGGTTCCTCCTCCCCGTGGACCACCAGGCCGTGAGCCGGGCCGACTTCACCCAACCGGATTCCGCCGTATGGGCGGCGGTTCGCGACATGGGCCGCTATCCCGAATGGTGGTCCGACCTGGAGTCGGCCGAGCGGGCCGGAGCGGGCGGGGGCGCCGCCGTCGTCGGGGAGGCCGACCCGGCCCTGGCCGGGCTCGAGACCTGGGTGCAGTCGGGGCCCCGGGTGGGCACGCTGATGATCCATATCGAGGAGGACGATCCGCCCCGTCGGCTCGTCACCCGCATCGGGGAGGGTCTGCCGTTCGGGGGGCGGTGGATCTACGAGGTGGAGCCGGCACCGGGCGGCAGCCGTCTGACCATCACCGAGGCCGGGGAGATCTACAACCCGGTCTTCCGCGTGGTCTCCCGGTTCCTCCTGGGCTACCACGGCACCATGGACTCCTACCTTCGCGACCTGGGCCGTCACTTCGGCCAGGAGGTGGTACCGGAGCACGTGGTGGCCGCGGGCGGCTGAACGAAGAAGAGGCGCCGTCCGCTCACGCGGACGACGCCTCCCTCTGCTTCTTGCCCTACCCCGCGGTCCCCGCGGCCGGGGGCGTGCCCCCCGCATCCGCGCGACCGCTTCGGGTCGGCTCCCTCAGCGCCCCTCGCCCAGGGCCCGCACCACCCCGGAAAGGGTGCGGATCTTGGCCGCCGCGGGCGAGCGGCCCGCATCGGCGTCCAGGATGGCGGCGAGCTCGTTCAGCGTGCTGCGCCGTGCCCCGCCCGAGGCCTGCTCGGCCTGGGTCAGCATGCCGCGCGCCTGCTCCACCCGCTGGCCCGACAGGCCGCGCGAGCGCTCGAGCTGATCCAGGTAGGCACGCGCCAGCACGAACGTGTTGGGCCACACGTAGCGCGGCTGGCCCTGCGAGTTCAGGTGGTCGAGCACGACGGTGTTGGCCGCATCGATCTCGTTCTGCGTCAGCGCCGGGCTGGGCACGAGCTCGAAGATGTCCAGGCCACGCGCGATCTCGGAGTTCACGATCATGCCGTTGTACCAGTAGACCGACCAGCTCCCGCCCATGTTCATCTGGTTGGGATCGACCGGACCGCGATCGTGGAAGGCGATCTCCACCGGGTTCATCGGATCCGTCCAGTCGAAGATCGAGATGCCGCCCTGGTACCAGCCCTGCACCATCACGTCGCGCCCCGGGATCGGGATCAGCGAGCCGTTGTGGGCCACGCAGTTCTCGAGCGGGGTCTGCGGCGCGGGCAGCTTGTAGTACGTCTGGAAGTCCATGTCCTCACCGTCGATGGTGAAGATGGCGTTCGCGCCCCACGCGCGCGGATCCGTGGGCCGGCACTTGGGCGCGCCCCCACCGCCCCACTCGTCGGTGAACAGGATCTTGGAGCCGTCGTTGTTGAACGTGGCGGAGTGCCAGTAGCTGAAGTTGGAATCCGCGACCGCGGACAGCCGCTTCGGATCGGTCGGATTGCGGATGTCGAGCAGCAGGCCGTAGCCCTCACACGCCCCGCCGGCGAGGCCGATCTCGGGATACACCGTGATGTCGTGGCACTGCGTGGGCCCGAGGTTGGCGCCC encodes:
- a CDS encoding outer membrane beta-barrel protein; this translates as MKTWTRIRIRSLAATAALPALLAAAPVAGQTPDGFLFGSPHGSVAFRIGYAAPMAGSQVFDFVRDELTLETSDFRGPSLGGEIAVHVTDRVDVGVDFSYSNTETRSEFRDWTDTNDLPIEQVTQFQRMPLAATIRYHLMDRGRRISSLAWVPATWNAYVGAGAGVTWYHFEQVGDFVDFDTLDIFGDRFVSDGTATSVHALAGLDYTLTPRVVLNGEARYQYAKGDMGPDFLGFDKLDLSGMQATVGLRFRF
- a CDS encoding SRPBCC family protein — encoded protein: MRRWLLYGLLSVVGLALLAIGVGFLLPVDHQAVSRADFTQPDSAVWAAVRDMGRYPEWWSDLESAERAGAGGGAAVVGEADPALAGLETWVQSGPRVGTLMIHIEEDDPPRRLVTRIGEGLPFGGRWIYEVEPAPGGSRLTITEAGEIYNPVFRVVSRFLLGYHGTMDSYLRDLGRHFGQEVVPEHVVAAGG